A genome region from Canis lupus dingo isolate Sandy chromosome 7, ASM325472v2, whole genome shotgun sequence includes the following:
- the SIGLEC15 gene encoding sialic acid-binding Ig-like lectin 15, whose translation MEWFIRLLACLVGILPMGSFVRTKRDTTGNLLNTEVHSAPAQRWSMQVPAEVSAAAGEAAVLPCTFTHPHRHYDGPLTAIWRAGEVYAGPQVFRCAAARGSELCQTALSLHGRFRLLGNPRRNDLSLRVERLALADDGRYFCRVEFAGDVHDRYESRHGVRLRVTAAPRIVSLSVLPGPAHAFRALCTAEGEPPPVLAWSGPALGNRSAAASGPGQGHGHQVTAELPALAHDGRYTCTASNSLGRAEASVYLFRFRGAPGAPALALPLGALGLKALLLLGVLAARAAARRRREHPVAQDTPPWPQAQESNYENLSQMSPRDPAAATCLP comes from the exons ATGGAATGGTTCATCCGACTCCTGGCCTGCCTGGTGGGCATCCTCCCGATGG GATCCTTTGTGAGAACTAAGAGAGATACTACCGGGAACTTGCTCAACACAGAGGTGCACA gTGCGCCGGCGCAGCGCTGGTCCATGCAGGTGCCGGCCGAGGTGAGCGCGGCGGCGGGCGAGGCGGCGGTGCTGCCCTGCACCTTCACGCACCCGCACCGCCACTACGACGGGCCGCTCACCGCCATCTGGCGCGCGGGCGAGGTCTACGCGGGCCCGCAGGTGTTCCGGTGCGCGGCGGCGCGGGGCAGCGAGCTCTGCCAGACGGCGCTGAGCCTGCACGGCCGCTTCCGGCTGCTCGGGAACCCGCGGCGCAACGACCTGTCGCTGCGCGTCGAGCGCCTCGCCCTGGCCGACGACGGCCGCTACTTCTGCCGCGTCGAGTTCGCCGGCGACGTCCACGACCGGTACGAGAGCCGCCACGGCGTCCGGCTCCGCGTGACCG CCGCCCCGCGGATCGTCAGCCTGTCGGTGCTGCCAGGCCCGGCGCACGCCTTCCGCGCGCTCTGCACGGCCGAGGGGGAGCCGCCGCCCGTCCTCGCCTGGTCCGGCCCGGCGCTGGGCAACCGCTCGGCCGCCGCGTCGGGCCCGGGCCAGGGGCACGGCCACCAGGTGACCGCCGAGCTGCCCGCGCTGGCGCACGACGGCCGCTACACGTGCACGGCCTCCAACAGCCTGGGCCGCGCCGAGGCCAGCGTCTACTTGTTCCGCTTCCGcggcgcccccggggccccggcgCTCGCGCTCCCGCTCGGCGCGCTCGGCCTCAAGGCGCTGCTGCTGCTCGGCGTCCtggccgcccgcgccgccgcccgccgccgccgag AGCACCCAGTTGCCCAGGACACCCCACCATG GCCCCAGGCTCAGGAGTCCAACTATGAGAATTTGAGCCAGATGAGCCCTCGGGACCCAGCAGCAGCCACATGTCTACCATGA